The DNA region TAAACCAAACCATTGAACTAAAAAATCTTGCGGGGAGATCTTTTGTAAGACAAAGACAGCAATATTGATGATCAGTAAATATTTTACGATTTGAGTTAGGCTGCCGCCAAAGCCGATTCGATATGATCTTTCATAATATGCCATGCGCGTTCACGAAGACAAAGATTAAAAATAGTACTTAATTATATTTAACCGGTAAAAAAGTAGACAAATTCCTTTTGTTTTCAAACGAAGGTTTTTAGAACTATTACCAAACTCGGTGATAGTTTGCGGAACAACACTTCATCAGAGGTATCGACAGGTAGGGTTAAAATCTAAATTTCAGTTTCCAAACAAAATGTTTCCGCTGCTTTTGATTTCATTTTAGGGATTAATGGCCTAAAAGTCAAGCAAAAAAGTTTGTTGACTTTCCGTTTTTTGCTCGGTATATTTTGATCATGCAGTCAGAAGAATCCGAAACTATTTCTCTCCCCGAAATTAAAACAAAACCGCGGAAAAAAACGAAAAGAAAACCTCTTCTTATTCCGCAATATAATGTCATTTTACTCGATGATGACGATCATACCTACGATTACGTTGTTGAAATGCTGATACAGGTTTTCCGCCATAGTCATGGAAAAGCAT from candidate division KSB1 bacterium includes:
- a CDS encoding ATP-dependent Clp protease adaptor ClpS; this translates as MQSEESETISLPEIKTKPRKKTKRKPLLIPQYNVILLDDDDHTYDYVVEMLIQVFRHSHGKAFDMACEVDARGRVIVDTTTKERAELKRDQIHAYGADWRIPHCQGSMSAILQPAGTTC